ACCGGGCACGCGTTGATGCAGGCGATGCCGGCGCTTGCGGACAGCCCAGCATCTGCCACACTCGTGCTGTACGGTGACGTCCCGCTGATTGGCCGCGAAACCCTGACGCGCATGCTGGCGAACGGCGATCAGGGTCTGACCTTGCTGACCGTATCGCTCGACGATCCGACCGGCTACGGCCGCATCGTGCGCGATGAGCGCAATGCCGTGCGCGCGATCGTCGAGCAGAAAGACGCGAATGAAGCGCAGCGCCAAATCAACGAGATCAACACCGGCATCATGCTGATCCCGACTTCGCGTCTGCCAGGCTGGCTGGCAAAGCTCACGACCGGGAACGCGCAAGGTGAATACTATCTGACCGATATCGTCGCGCTCGCCATCGCCGATGGCGTCGCAGTCGCGACCGTGCAGCCGGCGCGCAGTTGGGAGGCGCTAGGCGTCAACAGCAAGGCGCAGCTCGTCAGCCTCGAGAGGATTTATCAGCGGAATGTTGCCGAGGGATTACTCGAAGCGGGCGTCACGCTGGCCGATGCCGCGCGTATCGATGTGCGCGGCGGTTTACATTGCGGCGCCGATGTTTTCATCGACATAAATTGCGTGTTTGAAGGCGATGTTACGCTTGAAGATGGCGTGCGGATCGGGGCGAACTGCGTGCTGCGCAATTCGACCGTCGGCGCGCGCAGCAACCTCAAACCATTCAGCCTGATCGAGGATGCAGAGATCGGTACGGATTGTTCGATTGGACCTTTCGCGCGCCTGCGTCCGGGGACGACGATGGGCGTGGGCGCGAAAATCGGCAACTTCGTCGAGACCAAGAAAACCGTCATCGGCGATGGCTCCAAGATCAATCATCTGAGCTATGTCGGCGATACCGATAT
This DNA window, taken from Burkholderiales bacterium, encodes the following:
- the glmU gene encoding bifunctional UDP-N-acetylglucosamine diphosphorylase/glucosamine-1-phosphate N-acetyltransferase GlmU, which translates into the protein MNVLILAAGRGVRMRSALPKVLHPLAGRPLLRHAIDTARALGPQKICIVYGYGGETVPRAIAGEDLFFVKQEPQLGTGHALMQAMPALADSPASATLVLYGDVPLIGRETLTRMLANGDQGLTLLTVSLDDPTGYGRIVRDERNAVRAIVEQKDANEAQRQINEINTGIMLIPTSRLPGWLAKLTTGNAQGEYYLTDIVALAIADGVAVATVQPARSWEALGVNSKAQLVSLERIYQRNVAEGLLEAGVTLADAARIDVRGGLHCGADVFIDINCVFEGDVTLEDGVRIGANCVLRNSTVGARSNLKPFSLIEDAEIGTDCSIGPFARLRPGTTMGVGAKIGNFVETKKTVIGDGSKINHLSYVGDTDIGRNVNIGAGTITCNYDGANKHRTVIEDDAFIGSDTQLVAPVKVGRGATLGAGTTLTADAPAGELTISRARQTTIAGWKRPKKKI